A stretch of the Aphis gossypii isolate Hap1 chromosome 2, ASM2018417v2, whole genome shotgun sequence genome encodes the following:
- the LOC114120401 gene encoding phosphatidate phosphatase LPIN3 isoform X1: MNYLGKFISNFRHVYNEINPATLTGAIDIVVVEQPDGTFTCSPFHVRFGKIGVLRSREKIVEIEINGEPVQLHMKLGESGEAFFVEEISEEDDIETIPPHLACSPIPDDEERKTIEYAINLEQVVPKTFCAETVDSVTQDFQPLKFRPIEDSPPRPQMRKRRRKKSVIKRKVKDETKKLGNTFGSCDLPAPTYLIDNDDRSQEQYLDNDLHFFSDTDASPSSNCSEMKYNCATVQSDTEYELQQRARDSAVESLIGISAINKTDLNNGTSDHQFWRWGELPTPPARRNSLDSNDSKLNLQEASKKQEAANQRSMLANMLGFMKKTKHIRHNSSENGGIYLADLCADQLDPKVLELYLYNQTPPRQEEVKVSEEVDDDDVESGRGASISHSPTSMDREGPKSIDSDFDEKFHQNSPYEVSVSLCGELDSLNGNDIIEEKFSKHQISYEEFTSDFNNLVKNPNLVVRINKKFYSCQTALPHLISIAAYQKLLPQNEYSEAKVQAENTKGLNRGYTSWFNWSRVSKDTKSITPIEGNILKSDSNNLSGQLISSNDIHECLKSEIDGKIDNELLSSNNNYIQRQRCYSSTDSELELETTKLSLKSKDKSDICRKTLRLTSEQIAKLNLREGSNEIVFSVTTAYQGTSHCKCFLFKWRYDDKIVISDIDGTITKSDVLGHILPIVGKDWAQSGVAKLFTKIKDNGYKLLYLSARAIGQSRVTRDYLKSIKQEDLSLPEGPVLLNPTSLLNAFHREVIEKKPEEFKISCLKDIQALFPSENKPFYAGYGNKINDVWSYQAIGIPISRIFTINHKGELKHELTQTFQSSYIGQSCIVNDLFPVLACGDDVTNRIEDDCNVISSSRDTISTTSFECETFDILI, translated from the exons gttgaaattgaaattaatggaGAACCTGTTCAGCTTCATATGAAACTTGGAGAATCCGGGGAAGCATTTTTTGTTGAAGAAATATCAGAAGAAGACGATATCGAAACAATACCACCTCATTTAGCATGCTCACCAATACCCGACGATGAAGA ACGAAAAACTATAGAATATGCTATTAACTTAGAACAAGTTGTTCCTAAAACATTTTGTGCAGAAACTGTTGATAGTGTAACACAAGATTTTCAACCATTAAAATTTAGACCTATTGAAGACTCTCCACCTCGACCACAAATGCGAAAACGTCGGCGTAAAAAATCCGTGATCAAAAGAAAAGTTAAGGATGAAACCAAGAAACTTGGAAATACATTTGGATCTTGTGATCTTCCAGCTCCtacttatttaatagataatgaCGACCGTTCCCAAGAACAATATTTGGATAATGATTTACATTTCTTTAGTGATACGGATGCATCTCCAAGTTCAAA ttgcagtgagatgaaatataattgtgCTACTGTTCAGTCGGATACTGAATATGAACTTCAACAAAGAGCCAGAGATTCAGCTGTTGAAAGTCTTATTGGCATATCTGCTATTAATAAAACAGATTTGAATAATGGCACTAGTGATCATCAATTTTGGCGTTGGGGAGAATTACCTACTCCACCTGCACGTCGCAATAGTTTGGATTCTaatgattcaaaattaaatttgcaaGAAGCTTCCAAAAAACAAGAAGCTGCTAATCAGAGGTCAATGTTGGCAAATATGTTgggttttatgaaaaaaactaaacacatTCGTCATAACTCTTCAGAGAATGGAGGAATATATTTAGCTGATTTGTGTGCAGATCAATTAGATCCTAAGgtattagaattatatttatataaccaaACTCCACCAAGGCAAGAAGAAGTTAAAGTCAGTGAAGAAGTAGATGATGATGATGTAGAATCTGGAAGAGGTGCTTCAATTTCCCATTCACCTACAAGCATGGATAGAGAAGGACCAAAGTCAATTGATAGTGATTTTGATGAAAAGTTCCACCAAAA TTCACCATATGAAGTATCAGTTTCTTTATGTGGAGAGTTAGATTCTTTGAAtggtaatgatattattgaagAGAAATTTTCCAAACATCAGATTTCTTATGAAGAATTCACTTCTGATTTCAATAATCTTGTGAAGAATCCTAATTTGGTGGTGcgcataaataaaaagttttatagttGTCAGACTGCTTTGCCTCATTTGATCTCAATAGCTGcatatcaaaaattgttaccTCAG AATGAATATTCTGAAGCTAAAGTGCAAGCAGAAAATACTAAAGGTCTTAATAGAGGTTATACATCTTGGTTCAATTGGAGTCGTGTCAGTAAAGATACCAAATCCATTACTCCAATAG aaggaaatattttgaaaagtgattctaataatttatcaggGCAACTTATCAGTAGTAATGATATACATGAATGCCTAAAATCTGAAATTGATGGGAAAATAGACAATGAATTGTTATCATCTAACAATAACTATAt tcAAAGACAACGGTGCTATAGTTCGACTGATTCTGAGCTTGAGTTGGAAACAACTAAACTGTCATTGAAATCAAAAGATAAAAGTGATATATGTAGAAAAACATTGAGGTTAACTTCTGAACAAATT gcaaaattaaatttaagagaAGGTTctaatgaaattgtatttagtgTAACAACAGCTTATCAAGGTACTAGTCATTGCAAatgtttcttatttaaatggcggtatgatgataaaattgttatatctgACATTGATGGGACCATTACTAA atcTGATGTGTTGGGTCATATACTTCCAATTGTTGGTAAAGATTGGGCTCAAAGTGGTGTcgcaaaattatttactaaaataaaagataatggctataaattattatatttatcagccAGAGCTATTGGACAATCTAGAGTTACAAgggattatttaaaaagtatcaaaCAGGAAGATTTATCTTTACCAGAAGGACCTGTACTGTTAAATCCAACTAGCTTATTAAATGCATTTCACCGTGaagttatagaaaaaaaaccagaAGAATTCAAAATCTCTTGTCTCAAAGACATACAAGCTTTATTTCCATCtgaaaataaaccattttatgCTGgttatggaaataaaataaat GATGTTTGGTCTTATCAAGCTATCGGTATACCAATATCAAGAATATTCACTATAAATCATAAGGGAGAATTGAAACACGAATTAACTCAGACATTTCAATCTTC TTATATTGGGCAGAGTTGCATTGTTAATGATCTTTTTCCGGTTTTGGCGTGCGGCGATGACGTTACAAACCGTATTGAAGACGATTGTAACGTCATCAGTAGCAGTAGGGATACCATTAGTACCACTTCTTTTGAGTGTGAAACATTTG ATATACTTATATGA
- the LOC114120401 gene encoding phosphatidate phosphatase LPIN3 isoform X2: protein MNYLGKFISNFRHVYNEINPATLTGAIDIVVVEQPDGTFTCSPFHVRFGKIGVLRSREKIVEIEINGEPVQLHMKLGESGEAFFVEEISEEDDIETIPPHLACSPIPDDEERKTIEYAINLEQVVPKTFCAETVDSVTQDFQPLKFRPIEDSPPRPQMRKRRRKKSVIKRKVKDETKKLGNTFGSCDLPAPTYLIDNDDRSQEQYLDNDLHFFSDTDASPSSNCSEMKYNCATVQSDTEYELQQRARDSAVESLIGISAINKTDLNNGTSDHQFWRWGELPTPPARRNSLDSNDSKLNLQEASKKQEAANQRSMLANMLGFMKKTKHIRHNSSENGGIYLADLCADQLDPKVLELYLYNQTPPRQEEVKVSEEVDDDDVESGRGASISHSPTSMDREGPKSIDSDFDEKFHQNSPYEVSVSLCGELDSLNGNDIIEEKFSKHQISYEEFTSDFNNLVKNPNLVVRINKKFYSCQTALPHLISIAAYQKLLPQNEYSEAKVQAENTKGLNRGYTSWFNWSRVSKDTKSITPIEGNILKSDSNNLSGQLISSNDIHECLKSEIDGKIDNELLSSNNNYIQRQRCYSSTDSELELETTKLSLKSKDKSDICRKTLRLTSEQIAKLNLREGSNEIVFSVTTAYQGTSHCKCFLFKWRYDDKIVISDIDGTITKSDVLGHILPIVGKDWAQSGVAKLFTKIKDNGYKLLYLSARAIGQSRVTRDYLKSIKQEDLSLPEGPVLLNPTSLLNAFHREVIEKKPEEFKISCLKDIQALFPSENKPFYAGYGNKINDVWSYQAIGIPISRIFTINHKGELKHELTQTFQSSYTYMSTMVDEMFPVLPMQELDYNQFIYWRDPVPDFN, encoded by the exons gttgaaattgaaattaatggaGAACCTGTTCAGCTTCATATGAAACTTGGAGAATCCGGGGAAGCATTTTTTGTTGAAGAAATATCAGAAGAAGACGATATCGAAACAATACCACCTCATTTAGCATGCTCACCAATACCCGACGATGAAGA ACGAAAAACTATAGAATATGCTATTAACTTAGAACAAGTTGTTCCTAAAACATTTTGTGCAGAAACTGTTGATAGTGTAACACAAGATTTTCAACCATTAAAATTTAGACCTATTGAAGACTCTCCACCTCGACCACAAATGCGAAAACGTCGGCGTAAAAAATCCGTGATCAAAAGAAAAGTTAAGGATGAAACCAAGAAACTTGGAAATACATTTGGATCTTGTGATCTTCCAGCTCCtacttatttaatagataatgaCGACCGTTCCCAAGAACAATATTTGGATAATGATTTACATTTCTTTAGTGATACGGATGCATCTCCAAGTTCAAA ttgcagtgagatgaaatataattgtgCTACTGTTCAGTCGGATACTGAATATGAACTTCAACAAAGAGCCAGAGATTCAGCTGTTGAAAGTCTTATTGGCATATCTGCTATTAATAAAACAGATTTGAATAATGGCACTAGTGATCATCAATTTTGGCGTTGGGGAGAATTACCTACTCCACCTGCACGTCGCAATAGTTTGGATTCTaatgattcaaaattaaatttgcaaGAAGCTTCCAAAAAACAAGAAGCTGCTAATCAGAGGTCAATGTTGGCAAATATGTTgggttttatgaaaaaaactaaacacatTCGTCATAACTCTTCAGAGAATGGAGGAATATATTTAGCTGATTTGTGTGCAGATCAATTAGATCCTAAGgtattagaattatatttatataaccaaACTCCACCAAGGCAAGAAGAAGTTAAAGTCAGTGAAGAAGTAGATGATGATGATGTAGAATCTGGAAGAGGTGCTTCAATTTCCCATTCACCTACAAGCATGGATAGAGAAGGACCAAAGTCAATTGATAGTGATTTTGATGAAAAGTTCCACCAAAA TTCACCATATGAAGTATCAGTTTCTTTATGTGGAGAGTTAGATTCTTTGAAtggtaatgatattattgaagAGAAATTTTCCAAACATCAGATTTCTTATGAAGAATTCACTTCTGATTTCAATAATCTTGTGAAGAATCCTAATTTGGTGGTGcgcataaataaaaagttttatagttGTCAGACTGCTTTGCCTCATTTGATCTCAATAGCTGcatatcaaaaattgttaccTCAG AATGAATATTCTGAAGCTAAAGTGCAAGCAGAAAATACTAAAGGTCTTAATAGAGGTTATACATCTTGGTTCAATTGGAGTCGTGTCAGTAAAGATACCAAATCCATTACTCCAATAG aaggaaatattttgaaaagtgattctaataatttatcaggGCAACTTATCAGTAGTAATGATATACATGAATGCCTAAAATCTGAAATTGATGGGAAAATAGACAATGAATTGTTATCATCTAACAATAACTATAt tcAAAGACAACGGTGCTATAGTTCGACTGATTCTGAGCTTGAGTTGGAAACAACTAAACTGTCATTGAAATCAAAAGATAAAAGTGATATATGTAGAAAAACATTGAGGTTAACTTCTGAACAAATT gcaaaattaaatttaagagaAGGTTctaatgaaattgtatttagtgTAACAACAGCTTATCAAGGTACTAGTCATTGCAAatgtttcttatttaaatggcggtatgatgataaaattgttatatctgACATTGATGGGACCATTACTAA atcTGATGTGTTGGGTCATATACTTCCAATTGTTGGTAAAGATTGGGCTCAAAGTGGTGTcgcaaaattatttactaaaataaaagataatggctataaattattatatttatcagccAGAGCTATTGGACAATCTAGAGTTACAAgggattatttaaaaagtatcaaaCAGGAAGATTTATCTTTACCAGAAGGACCTGTACTGTTAAATCCAACTAGCTTATTAAATGCATTTCACCGTGaagttatagaaaaaaaaccagaAGAATTCAAAATCTCTTGTCTCAAAGACATACAAGCTTTATTTCCATCtgaaaataaaccattttatgCTGgttatggaaataaaataaat GATGTTTGGTCTTATCAAGCTATCGGTATACCAATATCAAGAATATTCACTATAAATCATAAGGGAGAATTGAAACACGAATTAACTCAGACATTTCAATCTTC ATATACTTATATGAGTACAATGGTGGATGAAATGTTTCCTGTGTTACCCATGCAAGAGTTGGACTACAACCAGTTTATATACTGGCGTGATCCAGTTCCAGATTTTAACTAG